One region of Eleutherodactylus coqui strain aEleCoq1 chromosome 5, aEleCoq1.hap1, whole genome shotgun sequence genomic DNA includes:
- the LOC136629029 gene encoding oocyte zinc finger protein XlCOF6-like encodes MEEWEYLEGHKDLYKEAMMETHQPLPSPDDGTGSSERCLMSSALQSEDCGITQDTYEEAAIIPDIPLALHSKDPSSAPLIQCVPSQTDKKKSHRRGKHQGTHMREKPYSCSECGKCFTHNAFLAVHQRIHTGEKPFSCSECGKCFTVQSSLVNHRRIHTGEKPFTCTACGRCFTVQSSLVTHQRTHTGEKIFSCSECRKCFTLKSTLLKHQRSHTGEKNFACSECGKWFTTKSILVAHQRLHTGEKTFSCSECEKCFTTKLHLATHQRTHTGEKPFSCSECGKGFTVKSTLVEHRRIHTGEKPFTCSVCGKSFAVQSSYLRHEKTHTGEKTFPCSECGKSFAQKSTLVKHQRIHTGEKTFSCSECGKCFATKTNLVTHQRIHTGEKPFSCPECGKCFKAKASLIEHLRTHTGEKPFTCSVCRKSFSVQSSFVRHERTHTGEKTFSCSECRKSFAQKATLVKHQRMHTGEKPFSCSECGKCFATKTTLVTHQRIHI; translated from the coding sequence atgatggtaccgggagctcagagagatgtctgatgtcttctgctttacaatctgAAGATTGTGGTAtaacacaagatacatatgaagaagctgccattatcccagatataccattagcccttcacagcaaagatccatcatctgctCCTCTTATACAGTGTGTCCCATCACAGACTGAtaagaagaaaagtcacagaaggggaaaacaTCAAGGAACTCACATgagggagaagccgtattcatgctcagaatgtgggaaatgttttacccacaatgcatttcttgctgtacatcagagaattcacacaggggagaagccattttcttgttctgaatgtgggaaatgttttacagtgcaATCATCTCTTGTTAACCatcggagaattcacacaggagaaaagcccttTACTTGTACTGCATGTGGGAGATGTTTTACAGTGCAATCatcccttgttacacatcagagaactcacacaggggagaagatattttcttgttcagaatgtaggaaatgttttacacTGAAATCAACTCttcttaaacatcagagaagtcacacaggagaaaaaaactttgcttgttctgaatgtgggaaatggtttaCAACAAAATCAAttcttgttgcacatcagagacttcacacaggagagaagacattttcttgttctgaatgtgagaaatgttttacaacGAAACTACATCTTgctacacatcagagaactcacacaggagagaaaccattttcttgttctgaatgtgggaaaggttttacagTGAAATCAACTCTTGTCGAACatcggagaattcacacaggagaaaagccgttCACTTGTTCTGtatgtgggaaatcttttgcaGTGCAATCATCATATCTTAGACATgagaaaactcacacaggggagaaaacgtttccttgttcagaatgtgggaaatcttttgcacagaaatcaactcttgttaaacatcagagaattcacacaggggagaagacattttcttgttcagaatgtgggaaatgttttgcaacgaaaacaaatcttgttacacatcagagaattcacacaggagagaagccattttcttgtcctgaatgtgggaaatgttttaaagctAAAGCAAGTCTTATCGAACAtctgagaactcacacaggggagaagcccttTACCTGTTCTGTATGTAGGAAATCTTTTTCAGTGCAATCATCATTTGTTAGAcatgagagaactcacacaggggagaagacattttcttgttcagaatgtaggAAATCTTTTGCGCAGAAAGCaactcttgttaaacatcagagaatgcacacaggagagaagccattttcttgttctgaatgtggcaaatgttttgcaACGAAAAcaactcttgttacaca